The following proteins come from a genomic window of Rattus norvegicus strain BN/NHsdMcwi chromosome 8, GRCr8, whole genome shotgun sequence:
- the Kdm4dl2 gene encoding lysine (K)-specific demethylase 4D-like 2 gives MTNLEQDVSQNPGCSIMTFCPTMEEFSDFCKYIAYMESQGAHRAGVAKVIPPKDWKRRQSYEDVMDMSIPAPLQQVVSGKAGVFTQYHKKKKAMTVGKYRELAESKQYQTPPHLDFEDLERKYWKNRLFGSPIYGADVSGSLFDENTQHWNVGHLGSLLDVLKQDRGIVIEGVNTPYLYFGMWKTSFAWHTEDMDLYSINYLHFGQPKTWYAVPPEHGRRLELLAKELFPGSSQGCQAFLRHKVALISPTVLKENGIPFGRITQEAGEFMVTFPYGYHAGFNHGFNCAEAINFATPRWIDYGKVASQCSCGEARVSFSMDAFEGLLQPEPYEMWKQQGNQRAMDPLALTSGPRQELTLGIDQLKPDSKQNGSHSGPRRNWLRRGQKSCPYRKVHAESPCPPTGKLLAPRSVPQGTRCSKQASGSSKTPAICADVLAVNHSQACRILDRSLIVSLPLQDLN, from the coding sequence ATGACAAACCTTGAACAGGATGTGTCCCAGAACCCAGGCTGTAGCATCATGACCTTCTGCCCAACCATGGAAGAATTCTCCGACTTCTGCAAATACATTGCCTACATGGAGTCCCAAGGTGCACACAGAGCTGGGGTGGCCAAGGTCATCCCGCCCAAGGACTGGAAGCGAAGACAGTCCTATGAGGATGTCATGGACATGTCGATTCCTGCTCCTCTGCAGCAAGTGGTCTCTGGGAAGGCAGGTGTGTTCACCCAATACCATAAGAAGAAGAAAGCCATGACAGTGGGGAAGTATCGTGAGCTGGCCGAGAGCAAACAATACCAGAccccaccacacctggattttgAAGATTTGGAGAGAAAATACTGGAAGAATCGCCTGTTTGGATCACCAATTTATGGTGCTGACGTCAGCGGCTCTCTGTTTGATGAGAACACTCAACATTGGAACGTGGGCCACCTTGGAAGCCTTTTGGATGTGCTGAAGCAGGACCGCGGCATAGTGATTGAGGGCGTCAACACGCCCTACCTGTATTTTGGCATGTGGAAGACCTCCTTTGCGTGGCACACGGAGGACATGGACCTGTACAGTATCAACTACCTGCACTTTGGACAGCCCAAGACCTGGTATGCTGTACCCCCTGAGCATGGCAGGCGCCTGGAGCTCCTAGCCAAGGAACTCTTCCCAGGCAGCTCCCAGGGCTGCCAGGCCTTCCTGAGGCACAAGGTGGCGCTCATCTCACCCACTGTGCTCAAGGAGAATGGCATCCCCTTTGGTCGAATCACCCAGGAGGCTGGGGAGTTCATGGTCACCTTTCCCTATGGCTACCACGCGGGCTTCAACCATGGCTTCAACTGTGCAGAAGCCATCAATTTCGCCACGCCGAGGTGGATTGACTATGGCAAGGTGGCATCTCAGTGCAGCTGTGGGGAGGCCAGGGTGAGCTTCTCCATGGATGCCTTTGAGGGCCTCCTGCAGCCTGAGCCATATGAGATGTGGAAACAGCAAGGGAATCAAAGAGCTATGGACCCCCTGGCGCTCACCTCAGGTCCCAGACAGGAACTGACCCTCGGGATCGATCAGCTGAAACCCGATTCGAAGCAGAATGGTTCCCATTCAGGACCTCGCAGGAACTGGTTGAGGAGAGGCCAGAAAAGCTGTCCATACAGAAAGGTGCATGCAGAATCCCCATGCCCTCCCACGGGCAAGCTTTTGGCTCCTCGATCTGTTCCCCAAGGGACAAGATGCTCCAAGCAGGCATCTGGATCCTCCAAGACACCTGCCATTTGTGCTGATGTTCTAGCTGTGAACCACTCACAGGCCTGTAGGATCTTGGATAGGAGCCTCATAGTCTCCCTGCCGCTTCAGGACTTGAACTAA
- the Kdm4d gene encoding lysine-specific demethylase 4D translates to MKTKSTCAQNPNCSIMIFRPTKEEFNDFDKYIAYMESQGAHRAGLAKVIPPKEWRARQSYDNISNILIATPLQQVVSGQAGVFTQYHKKKKAMTVGQYRHLANSKKYQTPPHLDFEDLERKYWKNRLYESPIYGADVSGSLFDGKTQQWNVGHLGTIQDLLEQECGIVIEGVNTPYLYFGMWKTSFAWHTEDMDLYSINYLHFGQPKTWYAVPPEHGRRLELLAKELFPGSSQGCQAFLRHKVALISPTVLKENGIPFGRITQEAGEFMVTFPYGYHAGFNHGFNCAEAINFATPRWIDYGKVASQCSCGEARVSFSMDAFVRILQPERYEMWKRGQDQAVVDHTEAMGPTSQELTTWRVIQAPRKTWGLKHLRLRQVSRCLLPVATDSNIANNTQMCHTSRQAADSKGDEVQESDPAIAPPYPLGLSSPGHMSTGKRGLGRRPCELGVQESTNGAPVKRRLPEGRDDRSPSPELQSQSVTGDLIVNSDLVNPGPQHPVTASEGGLTSDP, encoded by the coding sequence ATGAAGACTAAGTCCACCTGTGCTCAGAATCCAAATTGCAGCATAATGATATTTCGTCCAACCAAAGAAGAGTTTAACGACTTTGACAAATACATCGCCTACATGGAGTCCCAAGGGGCACACAGAGCTGGACTGGCCAAGGTCATCCCGCCAAAAGAATGGAGGGCCAGGCAGTCTTATGACAATATCAGTAACATCTTAATAGCAACTCCCCTGCAGCAAGTAGTCTCCGGGCAGGCAGGTGTGTTCACTCAATACCATAAGAAGAAGAAAGCCATGACAGTTGGGCAGTACCGGCACCTGGCCAACAGTAAAAAATACCAAAccccaccacacctggattttgAAGATTTGGAGAGAAAATACTGGAAGAATCGCCTGTATGAGTCACCAATTTATGGTGCTGACGTCAGTGGCTCCCTGTTTGATGGGAAGACTCAACAGTGGAATGTGGGCCACCTGGGAACAATTCAAGACCTATTGGAACAGGAATGCGGCATAGTGATTGAGGGCGTCAACACGCCCTACCTGTACTTTGGCATGTGGAAGACCTCCTTTGCGTGGCACACGGAGGACATGGACCTGTACAGTATCAACTACCTGCACTTTGGACAGCCCAAGACCTGGTATGCTGTACCCCCTGAGCATGGCAGGCGCCTGGAGCTCCTAGCCAAGGAACTCTTCCCAGGCAGCTCCCAGGGCTGCCAGGCCTTCCTGAGGCACAAGGTGGCGCTCATCTCACCCACTGTGCTCAAGGAGAATGGCATCCCCTTTGGTCGAATCACCCAGGAGGCTGGGGAGTTCATGGTCACCTTTCCCTATGGCTACCACGCGGGCTTCAACCATGGCTTCAACTGTGCAGAAGCCATCAATTTCGCCACGCCGAGGTGGATTGACTATGGCAAGGTGGCATCTCAGTGCAGCTGTGGGGAGGCCAGGGTGAGCTTCTCCATGGATGCCTTTGTGAGGATCCTGCAGCCTGAGCGATATGAGATGTGGAAACGAGGTCAAGATCAGGCAGTTGTGGACCACACAGAGGCTATGGGGCCTACCAGTCAGGAGCTCACCACCTGGCGGGTGATCCAGGCACCAAGAAAAACTTGGGGCCTGAAGCATCTCCGGCTTCGCCAGGTTTCACGCTGTCTTCTGCCTGTAGCCACTGACAGTAACATTGCCAACAACACCCAGATGTGCCACACCTCCAGGCAAGCAGCAGATTCGAAAGGTGATGAGGTCCAGGAGTCTGACCCAGCCATAGCCCCACCATATCCTCTGGGTCTATCTTCTCCTGGCCACATGTCAACTGGAAAACGTGGTCTTGGTCGTCGCCCTTGTGAACTAGGAGTTCAGGAGTCCACCAATGGAGCTCCAGTCAAGAGGCGACTTCCAGAAGGCAGAGATGACAGAAGTCCCAGCCCAGAGCTTCAGTCCCAGTCCGTGACTGGAGACTTAATAGTCAACTCAGACCTTGTAAATCCTGGGCCACAGCATCCTGTGACAGCTTCTGAAGGGGGATTGACCTCTGACCCCTAA